One region of Dehalococcoidia bacterium genomic DNA includes:
- a CDS encoding PaaI family thioesterase, translating to MKIDRARLEYLKKDAVQGFTKYLGLVPLSLKPGDFVTRLKLQKRHFQQDGFAHAGLIATMADHTAGYASFSLVPDSRRILTIEYKINYFQPADGEYLECHGFVTKPGKNILFTEAEVYSINGKNRKLVARAMHTMASVPASRVSRSSNPSAEFNG from the coding sequence ATGAAAATAGACAGGGCCAGGCTTGAATACCTGAAAAAGGACGCCGTGCAGGGCTTTACAAAGTACCTGGGACTGGTCCCTCTGTCGCTTAAGCCGGGCGACTTTGTCACCAGGCTCAAGCTGCAGAAGCGGCACTTCCAGCAGGACGGCTTTGCGCATGCCGGACTGATCGCCACCATGGCCGACCACACGGCGGGATATGCCAGCTTCTCCCTTGTGCCCGACAGCCGGCGCATCCTGACCATCGAATACAAGATCAATTACTTTCAACCCGCTGACGGGGAATACCTGGAATGCCACGGATTTGTGACCAAGCCGGGGAAAAACATCCTTTTCACGGAGGCCGAGGTGTACTCGATTAACGGCAAGAACAGGAAGCTGGTCGCCAGGGCTATGCACACCATGGCCTCCGTGCCCGCGTCCAGGGTTTCCCGTTCGTCCAATCCCTCTGCCGAATTTAACGGCTGA